AGGTGCAGTGCTTCATGCATCTCTTTTTGGATTTTTAGCTCTTATGCTATCCCTTTACATGGGTAGATGGATAGCTACAAATCCCCATACCGCAAAGGCGTTTACGCTGTCTGAACCTCAGCTTGCCATAGCCCTTATGATTTACGGATTTATGGCATCCGTCTTACCTGTTTGGCTTCTTCTTGCTCCAAGAGACTATCTTAGCACCTTTCTAAAGCTTGGCACTGTATTGCTCATAGCTCTTGGTGTTTTTTTGGTAAATCCTGAGATAAAGATGCCTGCCATCACTCAGTTTGCCATAAGTGGCAACGGTCCTGTGCTTAAGGGAGACCTTTTTCCCTTTCTCTTTATCACCATAGCCTGCGGTGCCGTCTCTGGCTTTCACTCTCTTATATCTTCCGGAACCTCTCCCAAGCTCATAGACAAGGAGAGTCATGTAAGGCTGGTGGGGTACGGTGGTATGATAGGTGAGTCCTTTGTAGCTATAATGGCTATGATAGCTGCAGTCTCTATGGAACCAGGCATATACTTTGCCATAAACAGCCCAGCCAGTGAGATAGGAAAGACTGTTTTGGAAGCCTCTCAGAAGATATCCTCCTGGGGTTTTTACATAACTCCGCAGGAGCTGGAAAGATTGGCTCGTATGGTGGAGGAAAAGACTATACTCTCAAGAACAGGGGGGGCTCCTGCCTTTGCCATAGGTATGGCTCTCATTTTTGCAAAAATCACAGGTGTGTCTCTTTTAGCCTTCTGGTACCACTTTGCCATACTCTTTGAAGCTGTTTTCATTCTTACCACCATAGACGCAGGCACACGGGTAGGGAGGTACATCCTTCAGGACCTTCTGGGAAACTTCCTCAGCTCTTTCAGAAACTACGGAGACCTGAAGGTTAACCTCATCACCAGCTTTATCACCGTTGCCAGCTGGGGATACTTTTTGTATGCCGGTGTAGTAGACCCTTACGGAGGTATAAAGACCCTGTGGCCTCTTTTTGGCATAGCCAATCAACTACTTGCCACTTTGGCTCTGACCGTAGCGACTGTTTACATAGTCAATATGGGTAAAGGTAAATATGCATGGATGACGGGTTTGCCGGCGATGCTTATGTCCGTAAACACCATAAGCGCAGGCATTCTAAAGGTGGTTCATCCGGACAAGGATATAGGCTTTCTGGCTCACGCCCGCTGGCTCTCAGAAAAAGTATCTCAGGGAACTCTCCCGCCAGCTATACCTTCCGTAAATGTAGCTCACAAGGTCATCTTGGGAGATTACATCAATGCGGTGCTTGCTACCATTTATGTGGCGCTTGTGTCGCTTGTTATTCTCAATGCTCTTTATGTGATAGTCAAAAGACTAAAACTTAGAGAGGCTACAGCTTGAGTCTGACTATAGCACTCCCCAAGGGTCGGCTGTTTGAAGAAAGCATAAGACTTCTAAAGGAAAAGGGTATTCTATCAAAAGACATTCAGGAGGGTAGAAAGCTACTTGTTGAGTCCGACGGGTTTAGCTTTCTCTTGGTCAAACCGTCAGATGTGCCTGTGTATGTAGAAAACGGCGTTGCAGACCTTGGCATAGCAGGCTACGATGTGCTGTTGGAGAGAGAACCTAACCTCTACGTACTGCTTGACCTTGGCATAGGTTTGTGCAGGATAGTGGTGGCAGGAAGGGAGGAGAGCAAAGAAAGGTACTTCAAAGAAACCTATATAAAGGTTGCTACCAAGTATCCCAACATAGCCAAAAAGTTCTTTTCAGAAAGGGGGGTAAAGAGCAAGATCATTTACCTTAGCGGTTCTGTGGAGCTGGCACCGGCTATAGGGCTTTCCGATTATATACTTGACATTGTCCAAACCGGCAGGACGCTCAGAGAAAACAAGCTGGTGGTTATAGAGGAAGTGGCAACTTCAACAGCAAGGCTTGTGTGCAACAAGGCAAGCTACAGAAACAAGAGGGACAGGATAACGGGATTCTTTAGCAAATTAATGTAGGTCTGGTAATGGGTGGAAGCACCATCTCCTCATGGTCAATTTTTATAGGCTTTGTGATAAGCTCTTCTATAAATTTCAGCTTGTCTTCAAGGGTTTCCATATTGGCACTTTGCATCTTGGCAAGTTCCTCAAGCTCTGGTGCCTTGCCCTTTACCTTAGATATTTCTCTTGCTATCACATACAGCTTGCTGTCTATTTCTGGGTATATATCCTTTATGTAAGTGACCACATCGTAGGAGTAAACTACAACTCTTGGATACTTAGCCATTTCTCTGACCATTTCCTCAAGATGAAGGTGGTCAAACACAGCGGGATCTTTATCCTTTGGCAAAAGGCCAGCCAGCAATTTGTCTCCATCAAACTGAGCGTGAAATACCACATAACTATCCGGCACCACCTCCCAGCCATACTCCATAGCATTGCTCAAAAATGCTCCCATGGCTTCTTCCTTGCTCTGAAAGATATTTGTGAGCTTTTCAAACTCCTCATCTGGCACCTCCATAACCATCAAGTAGCACCCCTCATACTCAGAAACTTCCACCCTATAAACTATCTCCTCCCAGTTTTTCAAAAACTCTAGCTTTTCCTGCTTTTCCTCTGGGCTTTGCACAAGTGTCTGTATATTCATCACACTACCTCCGATAGCAATATTTTCAAGTAAAAAACAAAAAGACTCAACTTCAAACCTCTCTTTAAATTATCAGACACCAAGACTGTCCTGTCAATCAACCTTTCGTAAATTTCGTAATTTTCTTTATTTTCAAGCATTTTTTTATGTAGCATAGCTTCAAGCGTATGAAGAAAAAGCTTTTGGTCCTCATAGCTTAGATTTTCTAACTGAGTTGATAGCTTATAAACATCAAGCACAGAGCCAGAAAGCACTTTTTTAGCCATGTCAATTATGTGGCTCTTTTGCGAAAGCTCCTTAGCCTTTGTGATGCTACCTTCCGACAGCGAGAGTATAACCCTATCCTCTATACCTGTGAGCTTTTTTATGTCCTCCTCAGAAAGCTCTTCAAACTCTACTGTATAACTGCGAGACCTTATTGTGGGGAGTATCCTGTCTAGCATATTACACACCAGTATAAAATGAGTATCTTCAGGAGGCTCTTCCAGCGTTTTTAAAAGGGCATTCTGAGAGTAGGGATTCATTGCTTCCGCAGGCCAAACCAGCACTACCTTTTTTGGCGACAAAGCAGGTCTTAGATTAACAAAGTCTATAACACCCCTTATCTGGTCTATCTTTATCTCGTCCTTTTCTGGCTGAAGGTAAATAAAATCAGGATGATCCCCCTGAAGGTAGAGGAAAACTTTCCTTCCGGTGGATGTATCCGAGTAGACCCTTAGCTCCTCAACGGGCTTTTTGCTAAACTCATTCATATGAAAGCACGAAGGACAATCATTGCAAGCAGGAAAAGTCCTTTTCATACACAAAAGAGCCTTTGCAAAATCAAAAGCAACCGTCTTTTTACCTACGCCTTCTTTACCAAAAAATAGGAGAGAAGAAGGCACCCTTCCGAGTTTGTACATACTCTCAAGCAGTTTCTTAGCTTTATGGTGCATGTGAAATATTATTATATATATGCTAAGGCTCTTTTTCTTACTCCTTTTTGTGATCCTTTCGTGCCAAAAGGAGAAGCCTGCGACTTTTGAAAGCATAAGCGTTTACTTTTCTCCCAAGGGTGGTGCAAGGGAAGCCATCTTGAGGCAGATAAATAGTGCAAAAGAAAGCATAGACATTGCCATGTTTGCCTTCACTTCAAGGGAGATAGGTCAGGCGGTGCTGGACGCTCACAGGCGTGGGGTAAAGATTAGAATAATTTTGGACCAGAAGCAGGCGGAGGAAAAGTTTTCCAGGTATCCCATCTTCCTCCAAGAGGGTATCCCAGTTAAACTTCTGCCAGTATCTGGTAAAAAGTTCGTAAAGGGTCTTATGCATAATAAGTTTGCAATAGTGGACAAACAGGTGGTGATTACGGGGTCTTATAACTGGACTGCAAGTGCAGAGGAGATAAATTACGAAAACTTGCTCATAATTAAAAGCCATGAATTAGCTAAAAGATATGAAGAGTATTTTGATAGTATGTGGAAGAAAGCGGGCGACGGGATTTGAACCCGCGACCTTCTGCTTGGGAAGCAGACGCTCCACCCCTGAGCTACGCCCGCTATTAATTTATATTTTATACCAGTCTGATGACCCAAGCATTATAAAGTAAATTAGAGTAAAGATGCACAAGGCTTACAAAAATCAAGGAATCAGTTTTCTTATAAAGAAAGCCAAAAAGCAAAGAGGGAAAGAAAGTAAGAAGGGATACAAAGTTTTGGTATATCAAAAAGTGGGGCAATGCAAACATGGCAGAGACTGTTATATTTCCATACCTGCGCATAAGGTATGCTCTGAAAAAAACCTCTTCCGCAAGTGCAGAAAGGAAAGCATTAAGCAGCGTTTTTATGTCAAACCCCAGAAGGAGGCAAATGGGAAAGGTAAGTATAAAAAGATTCCACGGATTTTTCCATCTGAAGATGTTTTCTAAAAAAACAAGTGGTGAAAGAAGCACTACAATAGAGAAGTCAGGAAAGTCCAAAAGCCTGTGGGATAAAAGAGTTGCTATAAGCACAAAGTAAAGAAGCATCTCAGAGTATCTTTTTGTAAACGATCCTATCACCTTGCCTGTCATATATAACCTCAAAGGTAGAAGTGTATCCCCCGGACCTTAGGTCCATAACTATGTGAAAGTAGTTGCTTTTTACATCCACAAGGTTTTTTATGGCGTAGAGTATGTCAAAGGTAAAGCCATCCACCAGAAGGAGGTCTTCTACTTTTTTGAAGGGTTCTCTGTTTCTTCTTTCTATTATCTTGCTTGCCAGCGCCTGGTCTATTCTTGGGTCAAGAGCCATAAGTATGTAAGAGTTGGCAGTGTTTATGTTTATCTTCCCTGAGGAATAAACGGTGGTGAGACTCAAAAGTCCGGGGTAAAATTCATTTCCTATGGTTTTACCAAGAAGGTCCTCACTTTTAAAGCCTGCCCACCTTATCTCTTCCTTTGAGTCCAGAGGTCCTCTCTTTATGGGATAGTCAGTATCTATGTGAGCATTGCTTTTGCCTTCCCACGCAAGAAGGTTATCTTTGTAAGAGGGGTCTATGTTAAGTAGTCTCAAAAGCCTCTCAAAAAACTTTCCATAAGCTCCGCTGTCCACATAGTTTAGGTTGAGAAATCTCTCCTCGTCGTATATGTTTATGCTCAGCTCTCCCTTCTGAGTTTTGAAACTAAGGGGATACGCCCATCTATCTTGCAAACTGTCAACGGAAGGGTCATCTCTTTTGAGACTATCAATAACCACGGGAAGAGCTGACATAAAAATCTGATAAGCTTGCTCTTTGAAGTAAAATTGCTCTACTGTAAGGTCTGCCTGCCTTACGCTGCTATATGTGTCCAGCACATAATAAACGGAAGAGATAAAAAGCAGAAGAACTAAAAGCACTATCATCTTATGAGCATCTCAACATCAAATAAGCCTTGACCTGTGTTGTCAACAGCTTTG
The DNA window shown above is from Hydrogenobacter thermophilus TK-6 and carries:
- a CDS encoding general secretion pathway protein GspK, with translation MIVLLVLLLFISSVYYVLDTYSSVRQADLTVEQFYFKEQAYQIFMSALPVVIDSLKRDDPSVDSLQDRWAYPLSFKTQKGELSINIYDEERFLNLNYVDSGAYGKFFERLLRLLNIDPSYKDNLLAWEGKSNAHIDTDYPIKRGPLDSKEEIRWAGFKSEDLLGKTIGNEFYPGLLSLTTVYSSGKININTANSYILMALDPRIDQALASKIIERRNREPFKKVEDLLLVDGFTFDILYAIKNLVDVKSNYFHIVMDLRSGGYTSTFEVIYDRQGDRIVYKKIL
- a CDS encoding carbon starvation CstA family protein, which encodes MKLKDYILLGLVSLVGAFAFAVLALSRGERVGAVWILIAALCIYFIGYRFYSYFIAYRVFEVNDQNPTPAHRFYNKLDYVPTNRWVLFGHHFASISGAGPLVGPVLAAQMGYLPGTLWILIGAVLAGCVQDMVMLIISMRKGGRSLGQIAKEELGSLGGLLSLTVIYTILIILLAVLALVVVKALAQSPWGTFSVFMTIPIAMLMGIYMWHIRPGAVLHASLFGFLALMLSLYMGRWIATNPHTAKAFTLSEPQLAIALMIYGFMASVLPVWLLLAPRDYLSTFLKLGTVLLIALGVFLVNPEIKMPAITQFAISGNGPVLKGDLFPFLFITIACGAVSGFHSLISSGTSPKLIDKESHVRLVGYGGMIGESFVAIMAMIAAVSMEPGIYFAINSPASEIGKTVLEASQKISSWGFYITPQELERLARMVEEKTILSRTGGAPAFAIGMALIFAKITGVSLLAFWYHFAILFEAVFILTTIDAGTRVGRYILQDLLGNFLSSFRNYGDLKVNLITSFITVASWGYFLYAGVVDPYGGIKTLWPLFGIANQLLATLALTVATVYIVNMGKGKYAWMTGLPAMLMSVNTISAGILKVVHPDKDIGFLAHARWLSEKVSQGTLPPAIPSVNVAHKVILGDYINAVLATIYVALVSLVILNALYVIVKRLKLREATA
- a CDS encoding DNA polymerase III subunit, which translates into the protein MHHKAKKLLESMYKLGRVPSSLLFFGKEGVGKKTVAFDFAKALLCMKRTFPACNDCPSCFHMNEFSKKPVEELRVYSDTSTGRKVFLYLQGDHPDFIYLQPEKDEIKIDQIRGVIDFVNLRPALSPKKVVLVWPAEAMNPYSQNALLKTLEEPPEDTHFILVCNMLDRILPTIRSRSYTVEFEELSEEDIKKLTGIEDRVILSLSEGSITKAKELSQKSHIIDMAKKVLSGSVLDVYKLSTQLENLSYEDQKLFLHTLEAMLHKKMLENKENYEIYERLIDRTVLVSDNLKRGLKLSLFVFYLKILLSEVV
- a CDS encoding CPBP family glutamic-type intramembrane protease; translation: MTGKVIGSFTKRYSEMLLYFVLIATLLSHRLLDFPDFSIVVLLSPLVFLENIFRWKNPWNLFILTFPICLLLGFDIKTLLNAFLSALAEEVFFRAYLMRRYGNITVSAMFALPHFLIYQNFVSLLTFFPSLLFGFLYKKTDSLIFVSLVHLYSNLLYNAWVIRLV
- a CDS encoding phospholipase D family protein, yielding MLRLFFLLLFVILSCQKEKPATFESISVYFSPKGGAREAILRQINSAKESIDIAMFAFTSREIGQAVLDAHRRGVKIRIILDQKQAEEKFSRYPIFLQEGIPVKLLPVSGKKFVKGLMHNKFAIVDKQVVITGSYNWTASAEEINYENLLIIKSHELAKRYEEYFDSMWKKAGDGI
- the hisG gene encoding ATP phosphoribosyltransferase — translated: MSLTIALPKGRLFEESIRLLKEKGILSKDIQEGRKLLVESDGFSFLLVKPSDVPVYVENGVADLGIAGYDVLLEREPNLYVLLDLGIGLCRIVVAGREESKERYFKETYIKVATKYPNIAKKFFSERGVKSKIIYLSGSVELAPAIGLSDYILDIVQTGRTLRENKLVVIEEVATSTARLVCNKASYRNKRDRITGFFSKLM